The following DNA comes from Castanea sativa cultivar Marrone di Chiusa Pesio chromosome 10, ASM4071231v1.
AGATATAGCCCTTGGATAATGGAGGATATTCGAGAAATATGCACTCTTTGGACTTGGGTTGaaacttatttatattataaggAGTCAGATATGGATAGCAAGCACAACCAAATGATTTAAGAGCATGAAGAGGAGGTGGTTTGAGATAAAGGGACTTTTAGGGAGACTTGAAGTTTAAAACAGAGGAAGGCAACCTATTTATAAGATACACAGTAGTGGAAAAAGCATGAGACCAGTAGTTATAGGGTAGATGAGACTTATAGAGGAGAGAAAGACCAGTTTCAACTATATGCCTATGTTTTCTCTCAGAAACACCATTTTGCTGTGGAGTATGGGGACAGGAGGTCTGATGAAGAATGCGATTGGaagaacaaaatgattgaaAGGCAATGTTAGTGTACTAAGTACCATTATCTGTTCTAAGAACCTTAATTTTGGTAGAGTATTGAGTTTCAACAAGAGCTTTAGAATGTTTGAATATAGAAAGAACTTCATGTTTATGTTTCAACAGAAATAACCATGTAAATCGAGTacaatcatcaacaaaaatcaCATAGTAGTTGAAACCAAGAACAAATGTAAGAGGGGCAGGACCCCAAACATCACTATGAACAATATCCAAGACAGAATTAGAAACAATGGAAGTTTTATTCAAAGATGACTTGTGCATTTTAGCACTTGTACAATATGTACAGGAAGAGCAAAGTGTATCAATCTGAGACAAAGACACATTCTTTATTACATTTTGCAAGGCagaatataaaaatctaaaacttGGATGTCCAAGTCTATGATGCCAAAGCAAGATCAGATCAGGTTTGATAGAAGCAAAAGCAGATACACTAGACTTAAGAGTTGAAAATAGCAGAAGATGAAAGTGGAGAAGCAATGGGAATGGGATACACTCCATTTTTACTCAACCCTTTGTAAAGGATCCTCCCTAAAGGCAAATCCTGATTTGAGAACTTCTCAgtatcaaaataacaaaatgcattattttgaaaacacaatttatgAATCGACAAGAGATTAGATGCAAGATCAGGAACTCTAAGTATATTATTAAGCCTAAATTTATGAGTAGAAGTTTGAAGCTCACCATGACCCACATGAGTGACAGGAAGCTCTTATCCATTGCCTACAGTAACTGTCTCATTGCCCTGAACTGGCTGCTGATGGAGTGACAACTGAGAGAGATTAGGAGTGACATGATCTGAACATCCAGTATCAGTAAGCCAACCATTACATGACTGCACTTGTGAAGAGTTAGCTACCATTGAGGCTAACTTGGCAGGAGCATGTCTTCCCTAATATGCGAAATCCATCCTATGATAGCAATCAACTGCTATGTGTCCAGTTTTACCACAAATTTGGCAAATTGGCCTATTAGATTGACCTTGTCCTCCTTGGGACTTAGATTGATTATACTGTGAACCTGAATGAGGATTGTAACTTGTATTGCCATATCCTCCAGAATTAGGATTATAACCTGAATTACCATATCCACCAGAATTGTGACCACCATTAGGATTATATCCACGACCACCTTTTCCTCTTTGATTATTGTTTCTACCACCTCTTCCTCAAGGAAAACCCTGATTCTGAGGCTGAAAATTCATTGCCATGGCCATTGAATTAGGGTCAACAGCAATAGCCTTAGATCTCTTCTTAATCACTCTTTCTTCAAAGTTGAGCAAAGTGTTCAGTTCTTCAACAAATAGAACATCACTACGAGTCCTTATTGCGGAactaaaagagtcatattcaGATGGCAATCCATCAAGAGCTATATGAAGAAGCTCTTAATCATCAAGAAACACTGAAACAGCAGCTAGCTTATCACGAGTCTGCTTGATCTTTTGAAAATAACTATCAATTGAATCAGAACCTTTCTTGATTGCATTCAATTCATTTCGAAGACTCATCACATGAGACCTTGAGATTGAAGCAAATCTCTTCTCCAATACCTTCCAAACTCCCTTGGCAGATTTTTGCCCAACAGTAAGAGCAAGAATTGAAGGAGACAGAGTTGAATTAATAAAAGTAAACATGGCTTGCTCGCGATTTTTCCAGGAAACGAAATTAGGGTTAATTTCAGTAGTGAAATTACCAGAGTCGTCTTTGAGAAAACGATCTGGAGCTATAACAGAATCATCAATCACATCAATCATTGAGTAAAGTTTCAAGAATTACCTCAATTTGATGCTTCCACACGATGTAATTGCCATAATCAAGCTTGACAGTCATCATCGAAGACATATTGGATAGCAACAACAGTGAAGTATTAGCAGGTAAGATTGTACTAGCTATGGCAGGCGTTGAATTTGAAGTAGAAGACGAAGAAGTTGCATTTATGGAAGCCATTGTTGTGGATtcaagctctgataccatgaaaaAGCACAGAGGAAAAACCagagaaaaacagagagagaaagagagtttctggtattaatgaaaaaatgaaatcttGATTACAACAGAATTTGTTatctacaatatatatatatatatatatatatatatatatataccatcagAATGCATAGATAAATATCTCTCAAACTAAGACTCATTCTAACAAACTCTCACAGGTGCACACGTATAAGCACTAAACCAAGTCTGAGTTACATAACACAAACGACATGCGTTTCTCATTTACTCTTCTTAGACGACACTGGTTTTACTGTTGGAATTGTAGCTGCTGCATCTGTGTCTTGAAGTTCTTCAATTTTACAGCTTGAGCTTTCATTGTTAATGAATGTTCTATGGTTCTTATTGAGTTAACGCCATGAtacaaaggaaattttttttatctgtttCTTAGTTCATACTCCATGTGAAGCTAGTGATCCTGGAACAAATGGCATCTCATCACCCTATAAGGAAGGTGAGGTCAGGGACTCAATCCGTGCAGGTGTGGGTTGCGTTGTCTATTTTAGctatcaaaataaagaaatttgtGGTGTATCCAGTGGCACTGTGTCAAACAAAACTAAGTTCACAATAACCGAATCTGTGCAGAAACTTCAAGATGATCCACACATGTTAGGgacgaagaacaaagaacagGAGGACAAACATAATGTTCCGATGATTCAGAAAAACAAAGTAGGTGGCTTCAAGTCTGAACCAAGGTataacctttttcttttttcaatggATTTCGCTGCCAATGTAAAACAAATCCATCTTAAACTTGTGAATGAAATCCAGTTAAAATGAGTACATGGCAAATTTTTAgtgttatatataaaattctgaTTATCAAGGATATAGTTATAACTATCAATCTATCATGTTATAAGATGTCTAGCTTTTGGTTAAATGTTATATACCTTAAATTATTAAATCAAGCAGATCTCACTTGAGCGTAATTGTCGGTCATCAAAGAAGATACTCAAGCAACCATCCCTTCTCATCTTATCATTGTTATATATGGTTACCTAGAAAGGGAATTTAGTCAAGAAGTTCATGGAAATTATGAACTCAAATAGAGTGCAGAAAAGTGCTTGGTTTCAGGTCAATGTAATCCAGGTGAGATAGAAATTACTTTTGAGTCTTTGTTTCCATATTTTTATCTACTTATAAGTATTAACTCAATTACTTTAGGCCAGTATCATGCTTCAAGCATTCCAAAGATTGACCACGACAGCCATTCCCAACTTTAAACAGAGAAGCAAACAACTGAACAGATTCTATGGCATCAACAAGCTGTTTATGgtattttgtgtcaaatgagaaGTCAGCATGTTACCCGGGCTTCCCATCTGCCATCAACTAAGGATGTCCTAATATTTTTGCTACACTAGGCAAAGTTAACAATGAGAATCTTCGTTTGTACTTTATTTCTTTGCATCTTTCTCAGTTTCTGGTATTCTGCATTAATAATGGTATCATCATCATTTGCATTTGATCACTTATGGTTCACTGTTGGATGGAAAATAGCCAACAATATTCATGCTAGAAGTATTGTTAGTTGAAAGTTGACTTGAAAGTCATTTTATTGATAAGAATACATGCACTGAACCAGAAGACAACTTAGAAATCTTTATTCCCCAATATAACCACCCACACCCCCAAACAGTACTAGGTGCTGATCTGCACCTACTCTTCCTTCATCAATAACTTGATATTGTACAATATCTGAAAAACTTTCGGTATCAACAGCATTCACAACATAATCAATCtcattaattgttttaattttccTGCAacatgcatcatatttggtgtTTTCTTCTAACCTTTCACTATACCCAGAGCCCATGGGAGGGCTAGGCACACCAGGAGGACTAAAAACCTCTCCTCCCCATTCAACGTAATTAGCACCGTCTCCTAAAGCAGTGAATACATTTTTTGGCCAAAATCCGATTACAGTTTCATCTTGACCAAATTTTAGAAACCAGTTTCCATTGCTAGAATCCTATCATTCAagagaaaaaacacaaacacaggaAGTAAGAACAAATTATGTGCTTTTTTGTATCATACTTGATGCACAAAGAGGTTAGTACCAAAGAAACACACACATGCGCACGCACACAtctatataaacacacacacacatatacttatttatttaccTATTTACCCAAAAAAGCATGAATTTCATGTCAAATTGCTGTTCTGTCGTTGAAATTGGTGCTATAGGAATGCCGAGAGGAATATCCGTACTTATAGGAATTATTGATTTACAAAGTGTATTGAAGTATGAGGAACTCGACGTCTGTAGATGGAAACAACAATATTAAAAGGTAGGTAAATACCACagtttattatataattaatagaaCAACACACgaataggaaaaatatattaattacttttgtAAATGTGTATAGTCGGGTTTGAGTATCGTTGTATAAGGTTGGATTTACCTAAGACAAAAAGAAATGAGTATTAGATTTAACAAgctcatatacatatataaatacatattgTAAACTTGTTTCCTCTGTCACTTACTGTCCATCCAACTTCTATGCTCTCTGGACCATTAAGAACCTTTATGCGAGCAGAACTATATTGAGTTCCTTCAACTTTTGGGTTATATATGCTGATAATTGCGGAACCTCCATGGTACACAATGTTCGTATTTTTTTTCTGCACTATAGCATACTgagaataaatatataacattttaaagCAATCATATGAAAATTAATCTTAAAGGAAAATGTGTGATTATTCTTAGTGTTACTCGTCCAACTCTATTTGCACATTGAGTATGTGTGTGCTTATGCACTTCAAGCCAAATTAATAATCATCAATCACACCATATTAACAgcaaactcttttcttttcttttttgggtgcgATTTATATGCTAAATTTGTAGGAAACTATAAATATATTTGCATGTCATTGAAGATCAAATCAATATATTTAAAGCCAAAGAATACCATGagatttttcaaattcattgaaGACAATATCATGTCATTGattgttaaagaaaattatgagaTTGGCTAATGAATCAAAAGATTAATTTCTAAGGAGAGGTAATGGTGCAACCCACTCTTTTTGCTATGAAAATAGATGATGTAAGGAAACTAAAAAAACTAATCACGCCGAACCGTGGCTTTCATGGTTAGTTTGGTACAGTTTTGTTAGTGTATTAGTCTGTATTGGTTTTAAATCTAGCAAAACTGAGAAACTCCCCCTTCAACTCGACCAAACCTGACCGATATCAATGCTTGAAGACCATTGtagtgtattattattattatttttttgagtaaaattgtaGTGTATTATTAAGTTAAGTGAATGAGACATTGTATCACTTTCTGCTTTTGTTCCTTGTGTGTTGATAAGAACTACATACACTCTCATGTATTCTCTCCcttttctctcctcttttatcccaaaaattatcaaatttgttCACGTCacaaaataatcaatcacatatTCATTGGACCTTTGAAATAATTAATATGGTATTGGATTGGGTTGGGGTGTATTAATTAAAACTTACAGGGggaaatgaaaataattcaCACACAGCTATTGCTTGACATAATTAGATATTTATTTTcctatcaaaagaaaataatacacAAAAAATGAACCAACTActacaacacaaaaatatatgcaaatgtatgaaataaaaataaataaattagattgTAGTAATGATAACTCACGTGAGTACCAGGTCTATCAATAGTGAGCGGTTTATAACAATTTATCCATGTGGAACTCAAGTAGgagaaacttgagttccatataCGTAGATCtggatttgaagaagaagaaaaagaagaagaacgcTGGAACTTGAGTCTTTATTCCACATCAGCTTACCACTACTTGCAACTCAAGTATTAGAGACTCGAGCTCTACATTCAACTTGAGTCTTAGAGTCTCGATATGCTAATTTGCTAAGTAGTTTTGCAAACTctacaattaattaaaatattctaaaaatattgttaaaagcaAAAATATCCATGAAAACTGTCAAAGATTTGGTAAAACTGGTttcattgaattaactcacaaCTGATTGCATGGTTTGTAAATTGAACAAGTCTCtatatggacttaagcaagcctCGAGACAATGGTTTGCTAAGTTCTCTAACACTTAGGTACAATTGGGGTTTATTCAATCTAAATCAGACTACTCTCTCTTTACATGACAGCAATGACATTCATTCATGATTCTTTTCGTTTATGTGGATAATGTTTTAATAGCTAGTAATGATAAAGGAGAGTTAGATCAGTTTAAGTTGTTGCTAGATCAAAGGTTTAAGCTCAAGGACTTAGGTGAACTCTTTCTTGGATTAGAAGTTGCTGGATCACATCAAGGGATAGCACTTTGTCAAAGAAAGTACACTCTTGAAGTCTTGAATGATACTGGCCTACTTGGTTGCAAACCTGTTAAGATACTTATGGAGCAGAATGTCAGATTAAGCAAATATGAGGGAGAAGAACTTAAAAACCCAGATGCATACAAGAAGTTGGTTGGAAGATTGTTGTACTTAACAATCACTAGACCATACATTATTTATGCAGCACATAAGTTGAGTCAGTATATGGCTAAACCAAGAAAGTCTCATCTGGATGCAGTGCAAAGAATTCTGCAGTACTTGAAAAATGAACCAGAGAAAGGGCTTCTGTTTTCTTCCAATACTGAAATTCATGTCAAAGGCTTTGTTGATTCTAACTGGGCATCAAGCTCtgatatatatcaaagatattGAACACACGTGCTACACTAATCGTAATTAACATACACGCGTgtaaaaactaataacaaaatcAACTACAAGTCGTATAGGTATTTGTCTAACGACAGCTACTGTCGTTTTGTCTCTTGTATAGAAATACTGCTGCACTTTGTCTCTGGTATAGAAGCACTGCTGCTCTTGTCACCTCTCTAATTTCTTCTTATCTTGATAAAAACTGAGTTATATATTAATCCAAACACGTGTTTTGGGAGAACGTTTTTGACACCAACCGGGTTGACAAATGAGAGGTTTCAAAGGAACTCAGCTGGGTGTGATGAATAGGAGCAATATAAATACATTAAGGTTTTCTTAGATGCAATGTGAGCTTGAGGTGACCCATGATAGGGGCGGTGGTGGATCCGTTAGTGATTGTTAACCCATCACTAGTTTCGGAATgggataaaatttttttagcaaattcTTAGCTTATTTGTCTCTTTTGAGGAGAAAACTAGGAAGTTACTCCCAGATATTGAACATAGATGGAGAAACAAAGCTGGCCTGACACTTAACTTTTAAAGAAATCAGagtaagagaaccaccaaatCTGGCTGTTTCCATTTCTGTTTCGGTgaattaccccaaaaaaaaggggCGGAGGTAAGTACAAGGGGGAtccggatcctctccatttctatttgaaatggagagtgtcCAGTTAAGGGTTAGGATTTGCTTAAAAAGAATCTAAGGTCTACAAAGTGTCACCtcaattaaaagtttttaacttaaccaaataataaataactatgGCAACCAAAGTTAACTATggtccaaaaacaaaaaaaacaccaGATCCTTGTATCTGGATTTTGGATCCCCTTCAAGACTCAGTTTTTCAACCCCAACTGCCCATCAACCACCAGCCACCAtctttttccttccattgcTGCCTCTGAAACATTGAGGGAATAATAGCAAAGATGGTGGCTGGTGGCTGGTGGCTGGTGGGCAGTTGGGATTGAAGAACTGAATCTTGAAGGGGATCCAAAATCCAGATACAAGGATTTggtgcttttttcttttttttggaccATAGTTAACTTTGGTTACCATAGTTATTTGTTATTTGGTTAagttaaaaacttttaattgaGGTGGCACTTTGTAGACCTTAGATTCTTTTTAAGCAAGTCATAACCCTTAACTGAacactctccatttcaaatagaaattgaGAGGATCCGGATCCGTACAAGGGTGGGGGGCCATGCccccatttgaattttttttattatataattattttaatgtttttaatatttagtctacaaaaataagagttgccctccaaatatttgaattagtacAATGATGTTCTTATAAGAAATAATTGGTTTAATAATTATagagatataactttatttttcgcaattctattttttgttgtaaaatgcGTTCTTATAtctattaaatatttgataaagtttggtattaaacatatttgaatttatatttttcaactcattatGTGGGCTATTAacaagtcattgactcattaaaaaattgtcactaaaactacacatgaaatgCGTCTTTAGTTGTCACATAATAAATCAAAGCAAGatagtttcaaatatatttagaGCCTAATTTATTCTACCAAGTTTTGGATCATTTATGTTTTTGAGAATTTCATTAGTtgaattgaaagattttttacttactttaatataaattttgataatttgtatttagaatgaaattttttaagaatttgacaataaaaatgaaaaattaattttatcttATGAAAGGTCgccatcaaacataattttgattgaaaatactaaatattttttttggtgtgtgtgtatatatataacttattaaataaaaaagtatatgtatatataatcaAAAAGCATATGTGCAtatatatgcgtgtgtgtgtgtgtgtgtgtgtgtatggtgCTTGTCTTGGTAGATATATTAGCGTAACAACTTGGCcctctaaataaaaatttctagcTCTACCCCTGATTATATGTTAATAAATCTGGagatgttgtttgtttgtttgcaaGAGACAAACAAGAGTGGTGGAatggaaaggaaaggaaatgaTAGAAGAAGCaaatggttttatttatttgagcttttttgtgattggttggtGGGGAATTGCATGGTGTTTATAATTATGAGAAGATTCCAAACAGTAACCTGCACCAGAAACTCATGCCCAGTGCCGGCTCAAGGCCTAGGCaactcaggcctaggcctaaggccccacaaccaaaaaaaaaattccctactaAAAAAGGCCCCATTTCCATTTGTAAATgcctaaaattttataaaaatataaatttttttaaataattagtactttttttaaaagtgatgttaaagacactacaaattttactataggtttaagtttaaatttaactaacatgtcaccaatcacataaaaaattaattcaaacacaaataaattaagttgttgaattttatcaattacagtcattatcacattatattgtgaacatttttaaaaccaattgttcatttctaacaaggcttccaaaataggagaccaatagaaattaaaaccaattgaaaccctaaaatgtttcaaaaaaaatgttgcaaatgTGATAGAACATCAATGATGACTAATCTCCTCTAATAGTTTgtaatcttaatttttgtaaactaatatctTACAAAACCAcgcaccaaataatatttatctatctctttctcttaaaaagaatatataaattaaaatttaggttacaactgtacttaactatgcatagttatatatccaagttatagtaagtttcttttttaaaaaaataatattttttctagttctctttgtttaaatttatggtttaactatgatattcaatcctttgtatgaaattaaccttagtttaattattattattcatcaatttctgtatttacatcaaattagtcttaatttaatttgtattatatatatttatttaattaatgtttacatataaaaaagcctcatataaattttttgccttaggccccaaattttgTTGGGCCGGCCCTGCTCATGCCTCGAAAGTTATCAGACCATTTTCCAGTCTTGTTATGTGGCTCCGATCAGAAGGATTGATTGGTGGAGGCAATACAATAATCAGGTTCAGGGGTTCCCTAGTTTTATCTTGGCTCAAAAGCTGAAGTGTTGAAGAACGATTTGAGTGTATTTGGAATAAAGAGGTCGTTGGAGATGTGcgggtgaaaaaaaaaaaatcttgttgcGGGAGTTACTCTTCTAGATAGTTTGCAGGAGGTGAGAAGTTTAACAAGTGAGAAATTCTTAGGAGGGAGGCAGTCAAAGCTGATTTAGAGACCGTTTTGCTTATGGAGGAGATTATTTGGCGACAGAATTCACGAGCTGTGTACATTAAGGAAGGTGACAGGAatatgcttcttctttttttacagATTGGCTAATTCACACAGGAGGAACAATTTCATCGGTAGTCTTCAGGTGGGGGATAGCATTTCAGTTGACCAAGAGGAGATTCGGAATAGTTTTGAGCTGTGACTTATTCCAGGAACCTCAATCTTGGCATCCTAAACTAGATGGAATTCAGTTTGACATGTTGGAAGATGGAGAAGCAATAGAGATAGAGAATTTATTCACAGAAGAAAAGGTATTTCAAGCTTTATACTCTGTTGATAGTGATAAGGCTCAAGGTCTTGATGACTTTACTATAGATTTCTTTCAGAAATGTTGGAATGTGGTGAAGGGTGATATTATTTGGTTCTTTCACAATTTCCATCATAGAGAAATGTTTGAGAGAAGGCTCAATCCCACTTTCATATctcttattccaaaaaaaagtaGGGGCTGTGGAGTTAAAGGATTTCAGGCCTATTAGCCTCATTGGAAGTGTATACAAAATATTGGCTAAAGTTCTTGCGAATAGGGTGAAGAAGGTGTTAGACAAACTAATATCCAACACTCCAAATGCTTTTGCGGGCAGCAGACAAATTTTAGATTCAGTATTAATCGCAAATGAGTGTGGATAGTCCACTTTGATCTGGAGTTCTAGGGGTTAGGTGCAAATTGGACCGGAGAAGGCTTATGACCATGTTAATTGGGAGttcctttattatttatttcaaagaTGTGGCTTTGCAGAGAAATGGAGGCGTTGGAtccaattttgtatttttagggTGCGATTTTCTACAATTATTAATGGTACTCCTAAAGGCTTCTTTTCCAGTACTTGTGGGTTGCGACAAGGTGATCCCATTTCAccattgttgtttgttttggtaaTGGAGGCATTTGGTAGATTGATGTTAAAAGCAAAGGAGGAAGGTTATATAGATGGTTTCCCAGTCTATGCATCTGGTGGGGACTCTACGTCTATCTCTCATTTCTCGTTTGCAGATGATACATTGTCTTTTGTGATGCAGATATAGATCAGATACACCATCTCAgatacattttgttgtgttttgagGCTGTTTCTGGCCTTTATATTAATCTGGCTAAGTCTGAGATGGTACCTATTGAGATGGTTGCTAATATAGAGAGTGTGGATGGTTTTCTGGGTTGCAGTAATTCCTCTCTTCCTATGAAGTATTTGGGTCTAGATGCTTCTTACAAATCCTGTAGTATCTAGGATGGGATTGTTGAGAAAATGGAGAAGTTAGTGGGTTGGAAGAAATTATATCTTTCAAAGGGCGGTCATTTGACTTTGATAAAAAGTACACTATCTAATCTCCTTACATAATTTTTATCCCTTTTTCTAATACTAGCCAGTGTTGCTAAGAAGTTAGAGAAGATTCAGTGGGATTTTTTGAGGGGAGGTCTTTATGGCGAGCACAAATTCCACTTGGTTGGTTGGTTTACGGTGTTTAAGCCAATACAACAAGGGGGATTTGGCATCAGCAAACTGTTATGTTTCAATCGTGCCTTACTGGGTAAATAGTTATGGAGATATGGTTTGGAACCAGAGTCTCTTTGGAGGAAAGTCATTGATAGCAAATATGGTTATGATATTTGTCAGTGGACTCCAAAGAGGTGCAAGGGACTTATGCGGTGGGGCTTTGGAATTATATTAGAAAGGGATGGGATCAGTTTGCTTCACACATCCAATATGAGGTAGGGGATGGTTCCCAAGAGTTGTTTTGGAAGAATCATTGGGATGGTAATAGTTCCTTTCAAGATAGACATCCGGAGCTGTTTAGATTTACTAGAGACAAAGATGCTCGAGTCTTTGACTGTATGGAATGGGTACATGGCAAGGCACACTGGAGACCTATTTTTATTTGAGATATTCAAGATTGGGAGTTGGAGTCTATGACTCAGTTTTTAGATGATTTGTATGCTGCACAGGTTGGTTCATCTGGTGGTGATAAGCTGGTTTGGCTCCCTTCCACCAAAAAAGGGTTTCAAATCAAGAGTTATTACACAGTGATCAGTACTAGAGCAGCTCATACTCTTAATTTTCCTTGGAAGTGTGTTTGGAGAGGTATTTCCGCACCTAGTATCCTTATTTGTCTAGGAGGCAACACTGGGATAAATTCTAATGGCAAATAACCTCTGTAAAAGGGGTATTGTAATCATGGATTGGTGTTGCACATGTAAATCATCTGGTGAAACATTAAGTAATCTGTTGTCCTATTGTTCAATTGCCTATGATTTGTggggctttttttttctcctgcaCCATCAGGATTGCTTGGGTCATACCAAATTCAATCAAGTCTATGGAGTCTTGAAGTGGAATGATAGGGTGCCATAGGTATGGAACTATATGGCGGGCAGGGCCAGCCTGTATTCTATGGTGcatttagagagagaaatctgTGGAAATTTGTGGAGAAGAAGCTTTCTATACCGAATCTcatgtttcttttcttgaaaactCTCTTTGAATGGGTGACACTATCTCAGCCTTTTTTCTTATGGATTTTTTCGACTCCTTGTACTTGTATCCCTAATCTTATAGCTTCCTTTTCTATCTTTggtttctttctattttttaaatctctGAATACTTCCAGTATACACTTctccaaatttaataatttacaattacttatcaaaaaaaaaaaaaacacctccTTTTTCATCTTGATAAG
Coding sequences within:
- the LOC142613500 gene encoding protein neprosin-like, with product MILSSMNLKNLMYAIVQKKNTNIVYHGGSAIISIYNPKVEGTQYSSARIKVLNGPESIEVGWTVNPTLYNDTQTRLYTFTKTSSSSYFNTLCKSIIPISTDIPLGIPIAPISTTEQQFDMKFMLFWDSSNGNWFLKFGQDETVIGFWPKNVFTALGDGANYVEWGGEVFSPPGVPSPPMGSGYSERLEENTKYDACCRKIKTINEIDYVVNAVDTESFSDIVQYQVIDEGRVGADQHLVLFGGVGGYIGE